GGTGCGCAGACATAAGGTGTAGCCTAGCGTCTGTCTACATCACTGATTTGAGGACAGGGTAGCAGAATTTAGGCTGCACATGCCCACCGCGAGATGCGATGGAGGAtattatgaatattattattaatattttttttaataacacgTTGTATTTCCTCCACTCACATATCGGCTTCGTGTGCGTAGCTGCAGCCCACACTCCATTGTGAGCAGAGATAATAGCTAGCATCTTGTAGCGTGTTTATTCTCGTTTTTCTCCCGCTGTGCGTCACGCACCgtcagacacattttaaatgttcgGTTGTCCCACAACTGCtgaaacattttagtttcatttccgtcattttttttatttttttttattcggtAGCATTCAAGTGTCGCTTTTTTTGCTACccttgtgtgtgcgcgcgtgtgtgtgtgcgtgtgtttgtgtacgtgtcGACTTGTTTCATTATTCATGGCTACCGCTGTATGTGTGGGTTATTGCTGCACAAATACCTGTGACATTGTAAAGTGAAAAGAACGGCGTGAATTTgagatttttaaaaactgaagaaaacaaatatttaaaaaaatgtggtagGAAATAGGCCTACACACTCAAAACACTTCGGATTCGTTATAGCTACTAGTAGATGAAATTAGCTCAATAGTTAAATACGACAGTGTTTACTGAACTGAAGCACTTTCAAGATAACACCCGGAAAaaacgcaaacacacagagaaacccTTCACGCCACGATGGATCTTATGTTATGGCCTAGAGACAGACCTCCTAGTGCGAGAGTGACCTTTACTTTCAGGCCTTAAACACGTATTAAAGTATATTTCTCAGAAAAAGGACGACTATTAGTCTGAAACGAAGTAAGAGTCAGCGTGTGTGTACAaggtattattttaaaagacgTCCCGTGAACGTGCCATCTCTACTTTTCTCTAAATCTCTAAACGTTGATGTGACACTTGCGCTGTTTATCGTTGCAGCCGTGCAAAGAGGCAGGATCCCCACCCAGTCCTACCACGGCCAGTTCGCCCTGACGAACGGAGACCCCCTGCAGTGCCACTCCTACCTATCGGGCTACATCTCCCTGCTGCTGCGGGCCGAGCCGTACCCGACCTCCAGGTTCGGCTCCCAGTGTCTGCAGAGCAACAACATCATGGGCATAGAGAACATCTGCGAGCTGGCGGCCCGGATGCTGTTCAGCGCCGTGGAGTGGGCCCGCAACATTCCTTTCTTCCCGGACCTGCAGGTGTCCGACCAGGTGGCGCTTCTCCGCCTCACCTGGAGCGAACTGTTCGTCCTGAACGCCGCCCAGTGCTCCATGCCCGTCCACGTCGCCCCGCTGCTGGCCGCCGCGGGCCTCCACGCCTCCCCGATGTCCGCGGACCGCGTGGTGGCCTTCATGGACCACATCCGGGTCTTCCAGGAGCAGGTGGAGAAGCTCAAGGTGCTGCACGTGGATTCGGCGGAGTACAGCTGCATCAAGGCCATCGTGCTGTTCACCACAGGTacgatctctctctctctgtctctctctttccacacacagccacacacacacataatataacAAATACAATAAAGTAGGTTACACTAAAAAATATCCAGTCATACAATCATGTTtaggaacaaaataaaaagctaacGCACCACTGCTGTTTGAAAAAAGATGACCTAAAAAAAattgttacttttaaaaacCTCATCAGTAAATTAAATAGGTTATTTAAGAAGGAATATTTTGATGAGAATTATGCTGACTCTGAACACTGAGGTGGcctatataaatgtaaaacactgCTTAAAATTCTAAATGGATGCCAGGCATTTTATTCacgttgtttatttatatatgtgaaTTTTCTTGTGTTGTAAAATAAGAACGAGGAGCAACTTTGaggcaaaatattaaaatatgtttttttccactaatGTCAGTGTGCACGGAATcgtaataaaaaacaaaataagaagaaatagaagaaaagatatataaacataatttattctgtgttttcctttttaaagatATTAATTTCTCATAACTTATGTAATGACTTAGCTGGCCGGGTCAGTCCTTAAAGTGACAGTGTATCCCCATTATGcatggtattattattattattaatatgatGTCTGAAGTGGGTTCCAAACTGCATTGCAGTCccctaaaatataaaatacttgaATGATGCAATagattatgcaaaaaaaaatgttacatttgacagcatcaaatattttattccattgCTGATTCGATAAGCATATTTCCTAGTCTTTAAATACTgcgtttatttctttattttcataagTCAATTACTAAATTGAACTATGTATTACTTTATTTGATCTTTGCTTTTATCGATTATAAATGCACGCAAgattgttatttctttttttatttgttgtaatttttcCTCTTTCGCTGCAAAATTGCGCTGACAAAAATACCTTTCATTAAAGGCCTTTTTCACCACATTATGTGGAACGAGTGAAGCTGTTGCACTACTGCATTCTGCGTTGCAAAATGCTCATTAGTTACTTCACAGCCGTTCAATCTCAGTTAGGATGATGCCCGGATCGAATGGGCAAGAAGCTGCAgagtaaaaaaactaaaagttcCCCAGTGCAGGTCTATTTTTGTCCCCATGAGCGCACATGAACACGTGTCTTCAAACTGGGACACAGTAACCACGCTTTAACCCCTGTTGCCAGGCCTGCAGCGTTACAGTACTAGCAGAGGGCTCTGCTGTGTGAGGAAATGCATACTCATCCATGTTTCTTTATGCTCAAcgtcattttagttttttttttcgatttgACGGGAGCAGCAGCGCCATCTTTGATCCCAGATGGCAAGAGGCTGATGAGATATGAAATGTTGTCTATGACCGAGCAACATGCAGAGCGATGATTATTCGCCTTTTAAACGTTGTCACATATCTGCGCGTGTAAAGTGCATTCTTACTGGGCCACGTCTGACTGGTTGTGTGCAGGAGGTGATAACTGTGCACATCTAGAAGATAATAAAGAGCCAAATTTGCTCTATATTCTCATGGTATGTCCATTCCTTCAATAGGTTCACCATAGACGTAGCAAGAACATATATCGGTTATAAccttttttagatattttttttaacttgtgatACTCAAAACCCACTTATACATGCGACACTGACTCCTCATTCCGCTCCTTCTCCCTTCTCTTCGCCCCCTGAACCATTTTCTCCCCGTAGATGCTTGCGGCCTGTCGGACGTGGCCCACGTGGAGGGTCTGCAGGAGAAATCCCAGTGCGCTTTAGAGGAGTACGTGAGGAGCCAGTACCCCAACCAGCCGAACAGGTTTGGGAAGCTGCTGCTTCGCTTGCCTTCCCTCCGCACGGTCTCTTCCTCTGTCATAGAGCAGCTTTTCTTCGTTCGTCTGGTGGGGAAAACACCCATAGAAACTCTGATACGGGACATGCTGCTGTCTGGGAGCAGCTTCAACTGGCCCTACATGCCCATTCAGTAGAGGGgaaacagaaaagctgcagcagtgcTACTAAGGTCAGGAAAGGTCCCACACCTCAAATCAAGTCATTTCAGAAACCGCAGTGTAAAAAATCTCTGTTGATTCAAACAATGGGGAAAGCGGAGTGCCAGTGGAGTGAGATTGTTAAAGGAATTTACAGGAtgataattatttaatattccGGTTTTTCTTGATGCCAGAGGAGTGATCTGCCTTATACTGCTTTGCATTCCTGTGTTTCTCGAAATTTCCCCGAAACTATTCCGATGACGTAAAATGCTCTGACCCCGCTGGCAGAATTGTTTTCTCGGTCAAAGAGACACAGTATTCCTTTGGATGAAATGACTGGTTACGACGGACGTTTGTTTGCAATGTGGTGACCTCTCACACCGTCTGGTTTTTGGGATAACAAACAATATTTATTGGAcctgtgtgtatatttatcGTGATTGTAAATTATGTTGGATCcagttgttattttgtttgtttttttttttttcgtttttttttgttgtttttcttttttaatgaatgttttgCGTATTTTTCCCCCTGGTTAGCGAGAAAACTGCAGGGATCGTCTTGTGTTGatctgttattttgttgttgttgttgttttcatacTTTCCAGACTTAGCACTTTGGACTAAAGGAAAAATTTCAGAAAGATTTAACATTGAAACCCAACATTGTCCGACTTCAACCCGTTTGCTCAGTTGTGTACAGACAGCAAGGTGAGATTAAATCCAGCTACTTTgggttcttgttttttttttttttttttttttaattattattgacATACAAAGAATGAGAACAGCAAATAATATCTGGGAACCGCACTCCTCGTGGTCAGTGTTTGGGCGCTCCATGTAATGCATCACTCGTTCATCATTTCTTTGGTAAtatcactactttttttttttttttttacagtacaaaTAAGTCTTGGCAGATATAAATGTATTGCTCTTGCCATAATGTTCCATTTATGCTTTCTCTGCCTTCAGAAACTATGTTGaaaagcagtttattttttaagtatttacTCAGTTTTGCCACATCTCAACTTTCCTGTCATTCGTCATGTGAGCTGAGAGATTACAACAAGGTTAATAATGGCGGCGGCGAGGCCGAATGTTCCGTAGCTTCTCACGAATCTGATATTTTTATATGCAGAACGGGTGGACAAAGTCCAGATAATATTCCCAAACAGTGACGGGAAACAGGAAAAGTAATGACATTACGAGATTAATGATGAATGCATTACCAGATACATGTGGTGAATTCAAAATGTCCAGGACTTTTTCACTGGCTTTCTCAGAGAGATTTTTAAGAGCACTGGGTCTGACGTGTTACTGTTATTTCTTAAccggaaaaaaagaaaaaaaaaaaaaagtgggcacAACGCCCCAGGCCAAGAAACAAAATTTATTACATTACAACTCGTGCATTTATGAGCCCAGGCCACTTAATGGCACAACAGACCACTGCAGGGTATTGCTGAACTtagagtgtgtgcgtgtatgtgtgtgtgtgtgagtgtgcatgtgtgcgtatatttgtgtttacttcttttTGACAACCACTCTGATGTACTGTGAAAGCATATTGGTTAACATATTGGTACCGTATTAAATTATAACTCaagatttataaataaagtgtatttgGTTTATTTCATCCATTTCACTTCTACGCTGCTGATGTCGGTCAAGGGcctacacgtgtgtgtgtgtgtgtgcgtgcgtgtgtgtgagcggGCACATGTGTCTCCTTTTTGTGCTGAAGCCGAGTACACAAATGAAAGCCAATCAGAGCTGTCTGCTGATCTGTAATATTGTCACTAATCGGCCATTTTAATCAAACTAATTGCTCCCGCTGACGGTGACAGCTTTATGTGAATGTCAGGATTTGTGTGATTTGAAGACAAGCAGAAAAGCTTTTCGCGGCTCTACTGAAATCATCTTACGCTGGTTCTGGATTCGGGCAGTTTTAACTTATTTCTActttggaaaacacacaaaaacagaaccgAGTCTCCTGACCTTACATGCAAGATGAAgttgtttaaatatgttaaatctTAGCATTTTAACAGTTAATGCGTTGAATGAATCTGCCGTAATGtgaattaaatgaacaaaacaatcaatgcatacacacatttacacacattttagtGTGTAGTTCACACTGcgtgaaatataaaataaaactatttaataaaaCGCCCAATTTCTAGACCACCGAAAGAGAAGCTTTGAATTTAAACGCCTGTTTTTCAATAAGTGAAATCAGTTTTTACAACTTGTCACAATACTTAACACGTCTTTTCGCTCTCAAAGGGTTCTTTCAATTCGGGAAGGTGGTTAAACTCTATACGAGAAGAGGGCTGAATGAAAACGGAGTTATAATCGTGTCTGCGGTGCCAGAttgaggaggacagagaggattAAAGCAGTTTCTTTGCTTCTTAGTGGACAGAGAGCTAATGAGGGGCCCCTGAGTGCTCTGTCACTACAGTTTACCCTGAGGAGGATGAAGCTGGGTGCTCCACGGCCCCTGGGTGTTCTGGGCCAAAGGGCCAACATAAAACAATGCTGCTTTTTCCCACACACGTACAGGTCCCCAATGGGAGAAACTGACAAAGAGCATGCATAGGCTGATCTGGCTGAAGAAAATAATTTGAGTCCAGGCCGACGTCTGGAAGCACTCCTGCTTCAAACGggcgtctctgtctctttttcccagcaataaataagaaagggctgcctctctcttctgtttctggGGCAGTGAAGCTGGATCAGTCACTGCACAGCGTGGCCTGGAATTAGCCAATCAGCTTTCAGGAGTGGAAGTGTGCAGCCAGTCAGATCACttaacatttctctctctctctctctctctctctctctctctctctctctttatattaatattaagcaAGTCAAGTGAGGACTGACTATTGAACCTAGAGGCCTGACTCTCGGAAGGTTTGAAGCTTTTCCAccaaccgcacacacacaagcaataATAAGATGCTTTTCATTCAATTTTCTATAATTTACCAGTCCgcggtattttattttgatttcttCTAAGCGTTACGTGGTGGACACTTCCGGAAAAATCCTCAAACTCcgtttaaaacaattaaaatgattttaggccatttaataaataaataaataaacaaataaaaaataaggcaaAATTAAGTTTTgggattgaaaagaaaaaagtggtaTAACGTAAAATATCTCTTTTttacttataataataataatctttagtGTCACAGACGCATCCTTTCGCTAGTTTCTAAGCTGTTGAGTATCCACTGTGTttcaaatgatatttattttcactacaCTTTCAATGATGGCGTTTACAGCTTTTAGATTGGGGAAAAATAATGTGGGATCCAGTCCTCACAGGGAAAGCTAATGAATGTGGATAAATTAAATTGAGTTAGTTGCTGTAATGTGGCTACTCTATTTGTGGTGTGAAATAATTGCAGCTCTGGAGGCCGTTTAAACCCCGTAATTATCACCACAATTATAACGTAGAACTGTTTCACGTTTCTTCCCGTGATCCAAATGTAACACCACCACGTTGCTTTTAAAAGAATCTACTGTTTAATTACGATAAATATTTAGGATAGAATTGCGGAAATGTAGGatgatggatttttttattattattattttttaccttgAATATGAGCCGTCTGCATTGGCAAACGATCTtaagaaaatataaactaactaaataaattaaaatgaatagaaGTAAATAAATCTAACAAATCTTCGcgcatttttttaataagtcgttttactttgaaaagcaCGACACTGGTCAAAGATGATTAAACTTGTCTTTCTGAAATGCCACAGGTTTAGTTCAAGTATGGGATTATTCTCTGTTGGTGAGACGAACGACAAACctttgttcatatatttttttaaaaattagaAGAAAATTAGAGACCAAAGAAActcacgcaaaaaaaaaaaaaaaaaaaaaaaactgtggaaagGTGGCGAGGAAAACTGaaatatgaacaaaacaaagcccGCTTAATTGTCACCGTGCATTCGCAGATGcccttttcaaataataatatagCATCAGTCCACATAGAACTAACTTTAACTTTCAAGACGTCTTGTcttataataattaaaattatcttctcgttttcattttatttgtcgAGCTGTGTAAGAGGATCttttaaaaattagtttttacaAATCTGGTGAAATAATGTTCGCAAGTGTGTGTAAAAAATAGTATTAATGTTTCTATAATTGAACGCCttaatgtttaaaacaaaacgcAATATTCGGGGAAAGgaggtttaatttaaaaaaaagacacatttccgCGTAtaacatcaaacaaaacaaaaaaaaaaaaaaacgaaaaaaaaactttagtgttttactgCTATCGTATAAAACTCTTTATACttatcttttcttatttcttgtgGTATGTCCTTTTTGCGCTTTCACTGGGAAGCGTCCATGAGCACTGTGGCCTGAATTTTGTGCAATTGACGATACAGTTGAATATTGCTCAGTGGCTTAACTTAATGCCTTTAATCAGACTTAACTTGCACTGCATCAAAAACACCACATCCTCTCTTCACAACTCGTGAAGTTACTTTTTGCCAAACGCAAACAGCGTGTCCAGACAACGTTAAATGCTGTAGTTTGTTGATTTGACGGGGGAATGTGGTAGACGGAGCGATATTAGTCATAAAAATGACTTCGACTGCTGGGAAGGGGCTGCGTGTGTCTGCGTGCAACTGACTGAAACGTCTGAGAACCAGATTCACACTGGTGCGTACAAAGCTGTTCAAAAGCAAAAAGTCTGGGACAGTCAATAGATTTTAAGAAGTAAATAAGCTGTCAGTGATGAATAGCTGCACCCCAGAATTACTagatactttaaaaaaaaaaaaaaaaaaattacatgctGGAAATCTTCAGATTTCACTCATCAGGCggtttttccttttgttggtGCATTAGTTGAGGTCAAACCAAACCGTAATTCTGTCATATTCCCACTGGTCCTCAATCTTAAGTATAGATATAGGTTTTTCTATCTAGGCGATCTGTGGGTAAGCCTAAGCAGCTGGGAACAGAGAACATGTTCGGCTGTCTttcctcctttatttctctttcgTGTCCCCAAATTGCCCTTCTAATCCTGTTCTACGCGTCAGACTGACATCATGCCACTCTGGCTCCCTGCTCTGATGCCTTCAAACTGACGGTGTGATTCAAGAGGTTCCCCCGGCTCCTTCCAGTGACCCCTGACCCCGGCCTGCCCTCTCCCTGACACCGGCtcaagaggagggagagacgtGATAGTGGTTCAGTGGAGGATGAGCTGCAGCACCAAGTCACCAAACTCACAAACCACAGTCAGGTCGTTTAACATCATTCACAAAACCTAGTGACTGAAACGGGCTGATAATGCTGGTGGGGCAATCATCTTTAAAGGAACACTTGCCTCAAATGCTCACGGACAAAATgcaatttctgtcattttgttcttccttgaaaaatgcaaatttgcaCCCAGGGAAGGCGAAGCCACAGAGAATGCCACGCCTCAGCGAGCCCGTCTGACGCTCCTGGAAATCTTAAAAGCAGTGAATATTGGAGGAAGCCTTTCTGCTGAGGAGCCCCCCTCGCAAAACATTTcagtggctaaggaggaaaaaaaaaacacacacacacaccaatcaaCTCAAGGACTGTACAAAGAGCTGTCTGTCGTTGCTAAGAGACAGATGCAGAATAACCTCCATGAGAAACCTGACCATGaccctgcctcctcctcctcctcctcctcctcctcctccccccacacaGTTTCTCCCTCTCCTATCCAATTACTAGTGAACATTAAAGCCCACCTCTGTCACATTAACTCTGAAAGGCAGTGAGGCGGAGGGAGACTGtagtttgctttgttttttatgtttttttgagaGAAGATTTTGGATTATTCCTTAAAGCAaagacaaacctttttttttctttttttttcatatgagAGAATGAGTGTGGTTTGGGTGCAGCAAAGCATGGAGAGATGGCGTTGGGTGTGTTCTATGCAGGCTGGAGGATGGGCGGAGTTTGGGACGGATaagaggagggtgggggtgggcagCGGGAATCTGTCAGGCGAATGAGAAGATGAAGATTTGACAGAGAGGTGACAGAGAGTTCAGTTTGTACGAGGCCTGTCGATTAGTGCGTTTGAGGCTGACAGGTGGAATCCCAGGGACGCGTCTGTCACTGCAGTCTGCTGCCAGGCCTggccacaccaccaccaccgccaccacggCCGCCGCCACAGGAGACACCCATGGGCGGGGATATGCTACAGACACCACGCCACCTCATTGGCTCGGCCTCTGCAACCCGGCCTCCCAGTCAGAGCCTAGATTAAAGCTTTATTGTGCACAGAAAGCAGGGCGAAAGTCATGTTAATCTCCCACTAATACATTGCTATCAGCGATCTGTTTTTACAGCAAGACCCAAACAAGGTTCCTGGAACCAGTTTTAATCTGACTGAGTGCACAATCGATTTCTGGGCTCATGTgagctgctattttttttttctgtttgtttgttttttattatgtacTGTCGCAGCAGCGTAACTGAAAAGCACAGTACCGAGAGGGCCTCTGCTGTTGCTAAGATGCATTAACATGCAAATCTTCccttttaaaaagattttttcttACTGGAAAAGCTACAGGGGCAAAAGGAAAACCCATACTGGGAAAGAAAAAGACGTCATTATGCCAAAATCAGATGAGAAACAAACGCAGGCCTCAGTGGATTTGCAGAGGATGCACTAACATCAGATATAATACAGCCAGTGTTGTTCGGTCATGATAGTATTCAAATCCCCTttacaaaacaaatcattttccattaaaaatggTGTAGAAAGTGCTTGTAGTGTTCGATTAAAACAGACGTAGAGACAATATATCACATAACAGGGGTTAATCATAGAAAGCAGTTCCCCTTGCATTTACAGACTTTGTGAGCTTTAGCTGTATGGTCTGAGACTTAACAGCTGAGGTTCACTCTCATTCACCAAACGTCCCTTTGGCCTCagaaagcagaataagaagcacACATTCAGAGGTGTATAATCAATTTGTATTTGGGTATTTAGTACTTAGTAAAACCCTCTTAAAACACTCTCTAAAAATGACtcataataaacacaatacTTATTCCGTAGTATCCACTGTAAAGTAACAACAGGAAAAATGCCAAATAGAAGATTTTGCACCAATAGTCCTTTTATTGATGCTACAGTAACTGTTAAACATaacttgcatttaaaaacattggTACTGTCTACGTGTCTCTGGATGAAAATTAACTGAACACCATCAGCATCAATGTTTAAATGGCAATGAGCTGATTAAATCCAAAATGCCCTTAttgaaaaggaaaacacagttCAGACACAACTAaagctaaaatatattttctgtaaCTATTGTCAAATGTGGTGGTggtaaatgtataaaacaacacagattATTCTGTACATTTACACAGCCCCAGCTGGCGGTACaagagtttctttctttcctgtggcgataaagcaaaataaagcgAAAGGTGTTACAACCCTCAAGTTCTGTAGTTTCACACATCTTCaataacacatatatatatttacaatatataGCAGTTGGATAGTACAGTGGCCACTGCACAAGAGCTATAGGTGCTAGGATCCACCAGAGTAGATCAGAACCGAGGTGCGGGCTGTGCAAAGATGTCCAGAGATGTCCAGCACATAGTAGCggggtgtaagatgctagccGGGTCATCTGTAACCAGTATGAAATAGGAAaaacaggtcctggctaaccGACCGGACGGTTGGTACATGAGAAGTACCAAgtgttgaaagagcagctggaacagatgtggaaggttaagatGAGCAAGGTCCCTGTGGTAGTAGGAgcaacacctgaagcctcagtccagaagagcaaggtcctaggaacagctaagatactgaaCCTGCAGAACCCTCAAACCCCCAGACCTCTGGTAGAAGACCTGAGACTGAAGATTACACAGATACCACACCGTGccgatttttaaaaaatatacatattaaaCTACCGGAGAGACAACACAAGCAttttttgagcattttttttttagcattaatAAGATCCAAGACAACCGACAGTGCACCGATAACACATGGACATAGTGTTAGTGGTTCCCCCGTGTTTGCTCTTCCCTATAGTCCGCCTATAGTGACTCTAACAAAGGCAGAAAGGCTTTGATTTCCTTCTCAGCACTTCCTAATCGTGTGTGATCATTTATGGGTCACAGGAATATTGTGCGTGTGCTGTGACCTTCGACCTCTTGATCTCCCGAGCGAGTTGTTTGTAATCTTGCTCATGTAGGAAATTGGATCACAGAGGATAAGAAGTGAATCACTGAAATTCTTCTAATGTTGCCTGTTTCAGTGAAAAGGTTGATTTTTTGCTTTTAtgctacaaaagaaaaaaaaagcaatctgaATTCCTGTAGCTCTCTGAattgtgtgtgaactgtagaTAAACACAGGGCTGCTCTGGAGACCTCCACATTTTCCCCTTGTAGCAGTCTGCACGGTcagaaatcaaatcattttattttttattcttgtatATATACTGAGTATTATTTGGATTAACAGACGTGTGTCGAAAGCCTTTTATTTGGAAGGGGATTCTCAGTTCATCTGTTGCTCCAGCATGTGTACGTTGGTGTATTTAAGCTGATTAGACAGTTGGATTTTTATGTACACTTAAAGCAGCCCAGAGGGGAAGTGCTAATGGTCACTTGAGTGAGCGAGATAAATCAGCCCAAAACTCAAACTCTGAATACACGTCTGTGATACATTAGTCCTCGAAGCTGAATTGTATTTACATTACACGGTTTGCCCTCGGTGTCTTAAGCTTTATTTAGTCTGCTGTCTAAATAAAGCAAGTAACGGCTTGTATTTCATATAAAGCACATATATGACACATGTGgtgttttgcttcattttaaatAGTGGAAAAGCTATTAAACCTGAGGACTGGTGCGTGTCTTACTGCAAAGttctttgtgcatgtgtctgtgaagtGTCTGTGAGCGCCTA
The sequence above is drawn from the Mugil cephalus isolate CIBA_MC_2020 chromosome 3, CIBA_Mcephalus_1.1, whole genome shotgun sequence genome and encodes:
- the LOC125005992 gene encoding COUP transcription factor 2-like isoform X2, whose product is MAMVAWRNTEGVGDTQGPLSSPVSQVAPLSLPGELTGHMNPAPSLEITQAVGAPQGAPPPNPSGTTAATTTATNNNNNGTSSSSSSSSSSSMDKQQSQQIECIVCGDKSSGKHYGQFTCEGCKSFFKRSVRRNLSYTCRANRNCPVDQHHRNQCQYCRLKKCLKVGMRREAVQRGRIPTQSYHGQFALTNGDPLQCHSYLSGYISLLLRAEPYPTSRFGSQCLQSNNIMGIENICELAARMLFSAVEWARNIPFFPDLQVSDQVALLRLTWSELFVLNAAQCSMPVHVAPLLAAAGLHASPMSADRVVAFMDHIRVFQEQVEKLKVLHVDSAEYSCIKAIVLFTTDACGLSDVAHVEGLQEKSQCALEEYVRSQYPNQPNRFGKLLLRLPSLRTVSSSVIEQLFFVRLVGKTPIETLIRDMLLSGSSFNWPYMPIQ
- the LOC125005992 gene encoding COUP transcription factor 2-like isoform X1, which encodes MAMVAWRNTEGVGDTQGPLSSPVSQVAPLSLPGELTGHMNPAPSLEITQAVGAPQGAPPPNPSGTTAATTTATNNNNNGTSSSSSSSSSSSMDKQQSQQIECIVCGDKSSGKHYGQFTCEGCKSFFKRSVRRNLSYTCRANRNCPVDQHHRNQCQYCRLKKCLKVGMRREGTRWQPPVVPFAVQRGRIPTQSYHGQFALTNGDPLQCHSYLSGYISLLLRAEPYPTSRFGSQCLQSNNIMGIENICELAARMLFSAVEWARNIPFFPDLQVSDQVALLRLTWSELFVLNAAQCSMPVHVAPLLAAAGLHASPMSADRVVAFMDHIRVFQEQVEKLKVLHVDSAEYSCIKAIVLFTTDACGLSDVAHVEGLQEKSQCALEEYVRSQYPNQPNRFGKLLLRLPSLRTVSSSVIEQLFFVRLVGKTPIETLIRDMLLSGSSFNWPYMPIQ